A single Lolium perenne isolate Kyuss_39 chromosome 6, Kyuss_2.0, whole genome shotgun sequence DNA region contains:
- the LOC139832542 gene encoding uncharacterized protein yields the protein MAWMATTDYFVNGLIGVEGMEGGASSSLATASTELENLRSSYQELETKLKEAELKREQAEKQLAEKNSEHIREKGELELKKNADSETIRRQQKELNGLRKFMETAEQHWDLLNENILEPLGYPEQRRNLFPRDDLLQLAGDDCKDLISASRKICYNLNIKRSRTCDVRKLIGKMDVLPELVTDLQASSARGAAAMALTMCLAHTPGLDLDEVTTGVPPDADVGALLDAVSGYDTRIARRIRHEEFYDKVVLAADEPLEAELQKELDAKARPAESGAQFTWTSSKDAPQEEPKTSTAASEEKESEEDVSSPAEGAKEQDPEGKTSPAKGE from the exons gcgcatcctcctcccttgcaacagcttcgactgaacttgagaacctgcgctcctcgtaccaagagttggagacgaagctaaaggaagcggaacttaagagggagcaggccgaaaagcaactggcggagaaaaactccgagcatatcagggagaagggcgagctggaactgaaaaagaatgctgacagcgagaccatcaggaggcagcaaaaagagctcaatggactccggaaatttatggagacggcggagcagcactgggacttgctcaatgagaacatcttgg agccgcttgggtacccggaacagcgccggaatttgttcccacgggacgaccttctgcaactcgcgggcgatgactgcaaggatctcatctccgcctcccgcaagatatgctataacttgaacatcaagaggagccgcacttgcgacgtgcgcaagcttattggtaagatggatgttttgccggagctggtgacggatctgcaagcatcttcagcccgaggcgcagctgcaatggccttgaccatgtgcctagcacatactccgggtcttgatcttgatgaagtgaccacgggcgttcctccggatgcggatgtcggcgcgctgctggatgcagtgagcggctacgacacccgtatcgcgcgcaggatccggcacgaggaattctacgacaaggtcgtcctcGCTGCTGACGAGCCCTTAGAAGCGGAACTTCAGAAGGAACTCGACgccaaggcgcgacctgcggaatccggagcccagtttacctggaccagctccaaggatgctccccaagaggaacccaagaccagcactgctgcctctgaagaaaaagaaagtgaagaagacgtgtcttctccggccgaaggcgccaaggaacaggatccagagggcaagacttctccggctaagggggagtga